In Desulfomonile tiedjei DSM 6799, a genomic segment contains:
- the dsrB gene encoding dissimilatory-type sulfite reductase subunit beta, which yields MPYDPSNPLQDRITDIGPRYFREFFPPVIEKNFGKWEYHEILEPGVLVHVAEGGDEVYTVRVGGCRLMSVEHLREICEIADKYCDGYLRFTTRNNIEFLVSDKSKVKPLIDDLKGRKFAAGSYKFPIGGTGSGITNIVHTQGWAHCHTPAIDASGVVKAVMDGLFEEFGSMNMPAPVRVSLACCLNMCGAVHCSDIAILGIHRKPPMIDGEWIDKLCELPLAIAACPTAAIKPAKSAGGLKSLEVNGERCMFCGNCYTMCAAMPLADEVGSGIAILVGGKLSNRISKPKFSKVVIPFIPNEPPRWGSTVAAVKNIVDVYAKDARKYERLGDWAERIGWERFFEKTQIPFTHHLIDDYRFAYTTWRQSTQFKF from the coding sequence ATGCCTTACGATCCCAGCAATCCTCTACAGGATAGAATTACAGATATAGGCCCAAGGTATTTTAGAGAATTTTTCCCGCCCGTTATCGAAAAGAATTTCGGCAAATGGGAATATCATGAAATCCTGGAGCCCGGTGTCCTGGTACACGTCGCTGAAGGTGGCGATGAAGTGTACACGGTCCGTGTAGGCGGCTGCCGCCTCATGAGTGTCGAGCACCTTCGCGAAATCTGCGAGATAGCGGATAAGTATTGCGACGGTTACCTGAGATTTACGACAAGAAACAATATCGAGTTCCTGGTGAGTGATAAGAGCAAGGTGAAACCCTTGATCGACGATCTCAAGGGCCGTAAGTTCGCCGCGGGCTCTTACAAGTTCCCGATCGGTGGAACCGGTTCCGGTATCACCAACATCGTTCATACCCAGGGTTGGGCTCATTGCCACACCCCCGCGATCGACGCTTCCGGCGTGGTCAAGGCGGTTATGGACGGTCTGTTCGAAGAATTCGGTTCCATGAACATGCCCGCACCCGTGCGAGTCTCTCTGGCTTGCTGTCTGAATATGTGCGGCGCAGTCCATTGTTCGGACATAGCGATCCTCGGAATTCACCGCAAACCGCCCATGATCGATGGTGAGTGGATCGACAAGCTGTGCGAACTCCCCCTCGCAATTGCGGCCTGCCCCACGGCAGCCATTAAGCCGGCCAAGTCTGCAGGTGGCTTGAAGAGCCTCGAAGTAAACGGTGAGCGCTGCATGTTCTGCGGTAACTGCTACACCATGTGCGCAGCCATGCCTCTGGCGGATGAAGTCGGAAGCGGAATCGCCATCCTCGTCGGCGGCAAGCTTTCCAACAGAATCAGCAAGCCGAAGTTCTCCAAAGTCGTTATCCCGTTCATCCCCAATGAGCCGCCGCGTTGGGGCAGCACCGTCGCAGCAGTGAAGAACATTGTGGACGTGTACGCGAAAGACGCACGCAAGTACGAGCGACTTGGCGATTGGGCTGAAAGAATCGGTTGGGAACGCTTCTTCGAGAAAACCCAGATTCCGTTCACCCATCATCTCATTGATGATTATCGCTTTGCCTATACAACCTGGCGGCAGTCGACCCAATTCAAGTTCTAG
- the dsrA gene encoding dissimilatory-type sulfite reductase subunit alpha yields the protein MGKHKTPMLDELENGPWPSFVSDIKQQVEKGKHILKDAPDDLLGVLEMSYEDKVTHWKHGGIVGVFGYGGGIIGRYCDQPQQFPGVAHFHTVRVNQPSSKYYTTKFLRELCDLWDRHGSGLTNMHGSTGDIVFLGTTTDHLEPLFYDMTHELNQDLGGSGSNLRTPECCLGMSRCEFACYDSQEACHQMTNAYQEELHRPAFPYKFKFKFDACPNGCVASIARSDMSVIGTWRDDIRINQEAVKAYVGGELKPNAGAHSSRDWGKFDIIAEVINLCPTNCMCWDGSKLEINNAECVRCMHCLNVMPRALRIGEDRGASILFGAKAPILEGAQMSTLTVPFMKMEPPFDELKELIEKVWDWWMEEGKNRERLGELIQRKSMQEFLRVIELEPDPRMVDEPRSNPYIFWKEEEVEGGWTRDIEVYRTKHPR from the coding sequence ATGGGAAAACACAAGACTCCCATGCTTGATGAGTTGGAAAATGGACCGTGGCCTAGTTTCGTTTCCGATATCAAGCAGCAAGTCGAAAAAGGGAAACATATCCTGAAAGACGCGCCTGACGACCTGCTTGGCGTCCTGGAAATGTCTTACGAGGACAAAGTCACCCATTGGAAACACGGCGGAATCGTGGGTGTTTTCGGATACGGCGGAGGGATCATCGGAAGATACTGCGATCAGCCGCAGCAGTTCCCTGGTGTTGCTCATTTCCATACTGTTCGTGTGAACCAGCCCTCAAGCAAGTATTACACCACCAAGTTCCTGCGCGAACTCTGTGATCTGTGGGACAGACACGGAAGCGGTTTGACGAACATGCACGGATCGACCGGTGATATCGTCTTCTTGGGAACTACCACCGATCATCTCGAGCCCCTCTTCTACGACATGACCCATGAATTGAATCAGGACCTGGGCGGTTCGGGATCGAACCTGAGAACCCCCGAGTGCTGCCTCGGTATGTCTCGTTGCGAGTTCGCCTGCTATGACAGCCAGGAAGCTTGCCATCAGATGACCAATGCCTATCAGGAAGAACTCCACAGACCTGCATTCCCTTACAAGTTCAAGTTCAAATTTGACGCATGCCCCAATGGTTGCGTGGCCTCCATCGCTCGTTCGGATATGTCTGTCATCGGTACCTGGAGAGACGATATTCGTATCAACCAGGAAGCCGTGAAAGCATATGTGGGCGGCGAGCTGAAACCCAATGCGGGTGCACATTCCAGCAGAGACTGGGGCAAGTTCGATATTATTGCTGAAGTCATTAATCTCTGTCCGACAAACTGCATGTGCTGGGACGGCAGCAAGCTTGAGATCAACAATGCAGAATGCGTGCGCTGCATGCATTGCCTCAATGTTATGCCTCGAGCCCTCAGGATCGGTGAAGATCGCGGAGCGAGCATACTGTTCGGCGCAAAAGCTCCGATTCTTGAAGGTGCACAGATGTCCACACTCACCGTTCCGTTCATGAAGATGGAGCCGCCGTTCGATGAGCTGAAAGAGTTGATCGAAAAAGTTTGGGATTGGTGGATGGAAGAAGGCAAGAACCGTGAACGTCTCGGCGAGTTGATCCAGAGAAAGAGCATGCAGGAATTCCTGCGTGTGATCGAACTGGAGCCCGATCCGAGAATGGTGGACGAGCCCAGATCCAACCCGTACATCTTCTGGAAAGAGGAAGAGGTCGAGGGCGGCTGGACCCGAGACATCGAAGTCTACCGAACGAAACACCCAAGGTAA
- a CDS encoding 50S ribosomal protein L11 methyltransferase: MKRKSRKTQPGATGCLDVGERLRLVPYWERGIHKTDRLEIVLDPGPAFGIGDHPTTIIALEYLEKAVHVIGSRPFSLLDVGTGTGVLALAGIAMGSHLTLGLDIDCASVYVARWNLKCNSPDRESSASFVVGGVECARGKFDIVTANLAAPTLLRIRDQLSACVGKVLVLSGIAEVMKEQVLDVYSALGLVLKESDGRQEWNGALFVKASDALL; this comes from the coding sequence TTGAAGCGTAAATCTCGAAAAACTCAGCCCGGCGCAACAGGCTGCCTTGATGTAGGAGAGCGACTGAGGCTTGTTCCTTATTGGGAGCGGGGTATTCACAAGACAGACAGATTGGAAATTGTTCTGGACCCCGGACCGGCATTCGGCATCGGCGACCATCCGACAACAATAATAGCACTGGAATACCTTGAAAAGGCAGTGCATGTCATTGGAAGTAGGCCATTCTCTTTACTGGACGTGGGGACCGGCACAGGAGTGCTGGCCCTGGCGGGAATAGCTATGGGATCGCATCTTACCCTGGGCCTGGATATCGATTGCGCTTCCGTCTATGTGGCTCGATGGAATCTCAAGTGTAACAGCCCTGACCGAGAAAGCTCCGCCTCATTTGTGGTGGGCGGGGTGGAATGTGCCAGGGGGAAGTTCGATATAGTCACTGCAAATCTGGCAGCTCCCACGCTCCTGAGAATTCGAGATCAATTATCTGCTTGCGTAGGAAAAGTCCTTGTCCTTTCCGGAATTGCAGAAGTGATGAAAGAACAGGTTCTGGACGTTTATTCGGCTCTGGGGCTTGTTCTGAAAGAGAGTGATGGAAGACAAGAGTGGAATGGGGCGCTTTTTGTAAAGGCGTCTGATGCGCTTCTCTGA
- a CDS encoding RNA pol II promoter Fmp27 protein — MAEREDDDLTVQLLTQLRDEMRAMRDSVDMRFDSLDNRMKSLETRMISLEGAVGSLQTQVDSLQTQVGSLQTQVGSLQTQVGSLQTQVGSLQTQVDSLQTQADFFQRRLDHFEARLDSMEERNETRNQDLLRRFGLLESDLKKFASVANEAILHYAGEMDSVRDRVLYIENKLGIPYPND, encoded by the coding sequence ATGGCTGAACGTGAAGATGACGATCTTACAGTGCAATTGCTGACACAGTTAAGAGATGAAATGCGCGCAATGCGTGACTCCGTCGATATGAGGTTCGACTCACTTGATAACCGCATGAAATCTCTTGAAACGAGAATGATATCGCTTGAAGGAGCAGTTGGTTCCCTTCAGACGCAAGTTGATTCTCTTCAGACTCAAGTTGGTTCCCTTCAGACTCAAGTTGGTTCCCTTCAGACTCAAGTTGGTTCCCTTCAGACTCAAGTTGGTTCCCTTCAGACTCAAGTTGATTCCCTTCAGACACAAGCTGATTTCTTTCAGCGTCGATTGGACCATTTCGAAGCCAGACTCGACAGCATGGAGGAACGAAACGAGACCCGTAATCAGGACCTTTTGCGTCGTTTCGGTCTCCTGGAATCAGACCTCAAGAAATTCGCCTCTGTTGCCAATGAAGCCATCCTGCATTATGCTGGGGAAATGGACTCTGTTAGGGACCGCGTACTGTACATAGAAAACAAACTCGGAATCCCCTACCCCAATGACTAA
- a CDS encoding dissimilatory sulfite reductase D family protein, translating to MMTEDEAKKAIVDTLTTKSKTKSKFYLKDFYSMVPEWKNRDIKNLVNKMVQEGTLEYWSSGSTTLIGLKGMGKQHLEED from the coding sequence ATGATGACCGAAGATGAAGCAAAAAAAGCTATAGTAGACACTCTTACAACCAAGAGCAAAACCAAATCAAAGTTCTATCTGAAGGACTTTTACTCGATGGTTCCCGAATGGAAAAACCGGGACATCAAAAACCTGGTCAACAAGATGGTCCAGGAAGGAACTCTCGAGTATTGGTCAAGTGGAAGCACGACCTTGATCGGCCTGAAGGGCATGGGAAAGCAGCATCTGGAAGAGGACTAG